The Streptomyces sp. NBC_00659 genomic interval CAGCCGCGCTCCTCCGCCCACACGGCCAGGTTCTTGACCCACTCCTCGGGGAGAAGCTCGCGCTCCACCACCAGATAGACGAACAGGTCCTCGGCGACCCGGTGCTTGCGTACCCATTCCGGGTCCGCGGTGGCCTCCAGGTGCTCGCGCACCTCGTCGAGCGGCGCGCACTCGGAGGCGAGCCGCTCCTTCACGACCGTGTGCCAGTCGAGGTCGGTGACGCCGTCGACGAGCAGATGCCCGCCGTTGGCGCAGATCGCGTACTCCGGGGCCGGGCCGGGCAGGTTGATGCGCTGGTACTGCTTGCGGGTGCGGGTCGTGGTCGGCACGAAGTGCGCGAGGTCACCGAGTTCCGTGAGCAGCGCGGCGGCCGTCTCCGTCATGAAGGAGAGCGGTCTGCTCTCGTGCACCTCGACGCAGAGCAGCCGGGGCGCGCGGGCGTCCGGCATGGTGAGGGCGAGCGCGGCGGAGGAGTAGATGAGCGTGCGGTCGAGGTCGCTGGCGACGAGCACCTTGGGCGTGGACATCAGAGGGTCACCGCCTTGCCGTCGGCACCGGTCGCGCCACGCGTGTACTTCGGATGGATCAACCCCACGCAGGTGTAGGGGAGTTCCTCGACCTCCTCGACGGGTACCCCGCGCTGCCCGGCGAGCAGCCGGACGTGGTCAAGGTCGGCACCCGCTCCGGCGCGCGCGAGGATCTTCCAGGGGACCCGGCGCAGCAGCACCCGGGTGGTCTCTCCGACGCCCGGCTTGACGAGGTTCACGTCGTGGATGCCGTACTCCTCGCTGATCCGCTCGACCGCGGCCCAGCCCTCCCAGGTGGGTTCGCGGTCGGCGGCGAGGAGTTCCTTCGCCCGGTCGCGGGCCGATTCGGCGACGTCGGGGAAGTGGGCGGCGACGGCGTCCAGGAACTCGACGGAGACGTCGGAGCCGGCGAGTTCGCGGTAGAACTTCGCGCCGTGGAAGTCGTGTTCGCCGACCAGGTCGGAGCGCAGGACGGTGCGTGAAATGAGCCCGGAGACGGTCGAGTTGAGGCAGGCGGAGGGGATGAGGAAGTCCTCGCGGGTGCCGTACGTGCGCACGCAGGAGCCCGGGTCGGCGAGCACCGCTATCTCCGGGTCGAAGCCGGTGACGCCTTCGGCCTCCTCGAACTCCTTGATGGCGTCGGCAAGTTCGCGGGTGATGGCGCCCTTGCCGGTCCAGCCGTCGACGAACACGACGTCGGCCGGGTCGTGGTGGGCGGCGAGCCAGCGCAGCGCGTTGGCGTCGATGCCGCGGCCGCGGACGATGGAGACGGCGTAGTGGGGCAGGTCGAGGCCGTGCTGGTGCTGGGCCCAGCGGCGCATCAGGACGCCGACGGGGGTGCCGGCGCGGGCCAGGGACACCAGGACGGGACGCGGGGACCGGTCGGCGAGCACGAGTTCGGTCACGGCGCCGACGGCCTCGGCGATCCGGGCGGCGGAGGCGTCGAGGGCGGCGCGGAACAGGTTCTGGTACTCGGCGCTCGGCTGGTACTCGACCGGCAGCGATTCGGCGTAGTGGGCGCCGCCGCTCTGGATCGCCTCCTCGCGCTCCTCGGTCGGCGCCTCCAGCGTCACGTCCGACAGGTCCTGGAGCAGCCACCCGACCTCGTCGGGGGCGTACGAGGAGAAGGCGGGGCCGCGGAGGGGCTCGGGCAGCATGGAGGGCCTTTCGGTGGACGGCCGTGCGGGGACGTACGAGGGCACGACGGCGAGCAGGACGTGCGGGGTGTGCGCCGCCAACTGTGCCAACAGGCCGTCGGGTGCGTGCAGTTCGGGGGTGTCGGCGGTGGAGTCGACGACCGCCACGACGGCGTCGAAGCCGGCGCCCGCGACGTTGTAGGCGTAGCGCTCGCCGGGGCCGTCGTCCGGGTCGTCGTGGGCCGGGAAGGCGATGCGGCTGCGGATCGCGTAGCCGGGGTCGTCGAGGGCGAGCACCGGGGAGCGGGTCGTGGTGGAGAAGCGCACCTCGGCGGGGACGGCCCGCTCCAGCTCACCGGCCAGTCGCAGCGGCGCGTACATCAGTTCCTCGAAGCCCAGGACCAGGACGCGGCTCGCGCCGTCGGGCAGGGCGTCGGCGAGCCGTGCCGCCATGGCGGGCAGGGCCGCCTCCAGGCGTATTCGGTGTCCCGGGGTGAACCCGTGCCGTCCGCCGTCGGGGAGGCCGTGCGGCCAGCCGAGGCCGACGCGGACGGCCGGGCTCGCGGGGGCGGGGGCCTCAGGTGCCGCCGGTTCGTGCCGGGCGACCAGGGCGGTGCCCTTCGCCAGGACGTCCTCGGGCAGGCGCACCGTGCCGGACGCGGCCGCGACCAGGTCGACGCGGGCGCCGATGTCCCCGGCGAACTTCTCGAAGCGGGCGTGGTCGGCCTCGGACCGCATGTCGACCAGTGCCACGACGACGTACCGCTCGCGCGGGTAGCGCCGGTGCAGGTCGCGGATCGTGTTGAGGACGGTGTTGCCGGTGGAGAACTCGTCGTCGACGAGGACCAGCGGGCCGGAGCCCGCGAGCAGGCCCGGGTCCTCGGGGAGGAGGAGGTGCGAGGTGGCGTGCGAGTGGGACTCCTCGAAGCCGCCCGCCTGCCGGACCCCGCGGACCGGGCGGCGGGTGGAGTGGAGGTAGGGGGCGACGCCGATCCCGTCCGCGACGGAGTGGCCGAGCCCGGTGGCCGTCTCGGCGTACCCGAGGACGACCGCCGCGCGGGCGTCCTCGGTGCCCAGCAGCTCGCGTACCCGGCGGCCGAGCTCGACGCCGTACCCGTGGACCACGGCCGGCGACTGCGGCACGTGCTTGCCGAGGATGTTCGAGACGAGCAGGTGGGCGCGCTTGGGGTTGCGTCGCAGCGCGAGTCCCAGCAGGCCGTTCAGCCCTTCGTCGCCGACGAGCTCGACGCCGAGCCGCTCGGCGACCCAGGTCCCGGTCCACACCGCGGCGTCCGTGGCGCCCGTGGGGTCCGGGCTGTTCGTGCCGTCCGGGCCGCTGCCGCCGTCGGGGTGGTTCGGGTCATGAGCGGGGAGGTTCATCTGTTCCTTGCTGTCGGGGGTGCGCGTCGCTCGGCCGGGCCGGCTCACGCCGGGAGTCCGGCGGTGAGCAGCTCGACGAAGCCGATGTCCTCGTGGGCGACCCCGAAGACCTCGGCGCGCAGCAGGGTGCGCTCGGCCCAGGCGCGATGCGGCTTCACCTCGTTCATTTTGTTCGTGTACGCCGACCTCAGTACACCCCCGCCGCCGCGCTCGGGCCTGAGGATGTCCTGGGCGTCACTGAATTCCTCGTGGCTGACCACGGACAGTGCGTGTACGGGCAGCACGTGCGAGGGGTGGATGCAGGTCTTGCCCATCAGGCCGTTGGCCTGGTCGAGGGCGATCTCGCGCAGCAGTCCGTCCATCGCGTGTTCGAGCAGCCTCTCGCGCAGTTCCTCCGCCTCCCCCTCCAGGAAGGGGCTGCGGCGCAGCAGCGGCTTGAACATGCGTTCCTGGACGCGGAAGTACTCCCACACGGGCCCGGTGACGGTGAAGCCGGTGCCGTCGGCCCGCCCCAGCATGTTCACCACGTCGGCGATCACGGAGGCGACCACCTGGACGTCGTAGGCGGTCATGTCGGGGGCACGGCGCAGTCCGTACGAGGAGCAGAAGTCCGTCACGCCGAGGCGCAGCGCGAGCACGCGGTCGCGGTACTTGTCGACGGCGCGGGAGATGCCCTCCAGGGTCTCCACGCGTGATTCGCGGTAGAGCAGCTCGGGCGACTCCAGGACGGGCATGGCGAACAGCCGTCTGCCGCTCTCCGCCTCGGCGTCGGCGAGGGCCTCCAGGAAGGGAGTGCCGCGGTCCTCGGTGAATTTGGGCATCACGAAGCCCGACAGCAGCCGGACGGCGGGGCCGAGGCGCCGTACGAGATCGGGGATCTGTTCGGGGTGGCGGACGCGGACGAACAGCAGGGGCGGTTCGCCGGCGTCCGGGCGGGTCGCGAGGTCGGTGAACTGGCGGACCAGGTTCTCCTCGGCGCCGACGACCTCGGAGTCGTCGATCGAGTCCTCCAGGCACAGCACCATCGAGACCACACCGCGCGTGGTCTGCTTGACGATGTCGTCGGCCAGTGTCGGCCGGGTCGCCGGGCTGTACAGCGTCGCGCCGAGGGCGGCGGCGAGCACTCTGGCCGGAGAGTCGGAGGTGAAGACGCTGGGCTCGCGGTGGAAGAGACGCTGCCGCTCCACCGGGGTGACGTGACCGAAATGACGCATGGGACTCCCCCGTGGCGGCTAGGTGGCCGAATGTGATGTGGCCGGTAATAGTACGTACTTATCCATGTCAGGGATTCCCACCGGGCGTGAAGTTCAGGTAACTGCGCCATGTCCAACACCGGCCGGTTCGCGAACGACCCCGCATTGTCGTGACCAGGACCGACAGGGCAGGATGACCGCATGACGCACGCGATGCTGAAAGGGTCGAACGTCCCGCTGGACGCCACAGCGGTGCGCGCCGTCCTGCGCTGGACGCCCGGGCAGGGTGTCCCCGATGTCGATGCCTCCGCGCTGCTCCTCGGCCCCGACGGTCGTGTGCGATCCGACGAGGACTTCGTCTTCTACAACCAGCCCCGCCATCCGTCGGGCAAGGTGTGGCGGCTCGGCAAGAAGCGCGGTGCCGAGGGCCTCACCGACACGATCCAGACGGATCTGACGGGTGTCGAGCCCGGCGTCGGACAGATTCTCCTGGTCGCATCGGCCGATGACGTCGCCTTCGACCGCGTACGTGATCTGCGCATTCTGCTGTACGACGCTGCCGTCGCGGACGGTGAACCTCTGGCGTACTTCGACATCAAGCCGGAGACCGGTGCGGAAACGGCGCTGATCTGTGGCGAGCTGTACCGCCGCGGTGAGGGATGGAAGTTCCGGGCGCTCGGCGAGGGCTACTCCAACGGTCTGGTGGGACTCGCGACCGATTTCGGGATCTCGGTGGACGAGTCGGAGGCGGCGGCCGCCTCCGCGCCGGAGCCGACCGCCTGGGCCTCGCCCGCCACGGCTCCCGAGACCTCGCAGCCGCTGCCGCCCGAGCATTCCGCCCCGGTCACCCAGCAGCCGGCCCCGGTCCCGCAGCAGCCCGCCTACGGCTATCCCGGGCCCGCCGCCGCCCCGGCCACGACCGGCCCGGCGTACGGCTACCCGCAGCCGGCCGGCCGGCAGGCGGATCCTTCCGCCTACGGCTACCCGCAGCCGCAGAGCGCGCCGGCCACGCAGCCCGCGTACGGCTTCCCGCAGGCGGTGGGCTCCGGGCCGGACCCGGACTTCCGGCTGCCCCCGCAGGGGCCGCAGTTCCTGTCCCGCTGAGTCCGGCGGACGCGAGCACGAGCGGCCGGCCGGATCCGGCCGGCCGCTAACGGCCGGCCTTCGACTTGTAGCCGCGGCCCCACTGGAGCCCCCAGCCGTAGAGGCGGTCGAGTTCGGCCTGGAAGCCGTACACGAACCTGACCTCGCGGCGTACGGTCACCTCGCCCTTGTCGCACTCGATCATGACGACGGCGCAGGAACGGGCCTGCGGATGGCGTTCCTCCAGGCCGATCTCGATGCGCGGGCCGTTGCTCGGATAGAGCGTGATGACGGCGTGCGTACGGTCGAAGGCCGGGGTCTGGTCGTAGATGTAGACGAAGACCAGCAGACGTTTGATGTCGTCGCGGTGGTCGAGGTTGACGTAGGCCGTCTCGCCCGACCCGGAACCGAAGCGGTCGTCGCCGCTGAGCTTCACGAACGGCGGGGCGTTGAGTTCCCCGAAGAAGCTGCCGAGCGGCTGGACGACGCCTTTGGTGCCGTCCGTCAGCTCGTACATGACGCCGAGGTCGAGGTCGACGTTGACCATGCTCTGGGTGTGCGCCTGGACCACTTCCGGCTTGAAGGTGCGGAAGGGATGGCGCAGCAGGCTGCCGCGCTGCGGCCCGCCGATGTCGGAGGTGCGCATCCGCCAGGACAGGTTGATGCGGAGGTTGCCGCTGGCCGCGCCCTGCTTGGTGAGTGAGACCGTGTGGTTGCGCTTGGTCAGTTCGATGGAGTTGGACGCCGCGCTGCCGGAGTCGAAGTCCGCCGAGCGGCCGCGCCACAGGTCCTGCCAGATGCCCATTCGGCCCCCCACGTCGGTCGGTATGCGGCGGGGCGGCTGTCGAGGACTCGTCCTCGACAGCCGCCCCGATCAGAGCGTTCCTCAGCCGGAGGGGTGTCACACCCCGGACGAGACCTCAGCCTTCTCGTCCGAG includes:
- a CDS encoding TerD family protein, yielding MTHAMLKGSNVPLDATAVRAVLRWTPGQGVPDVDASALLLGPDGRVRSDEDFVFYNQPRHPSGKVWRLGKKRGAEGLTDTIQTDLTGVEPGVGQILLVASADDVAFDRVRDLRILLYDAAVADGEPLAYFDIKPETGAETALICGELYRRGEGWKFRALGEGYSNGLVGLATDFGISVDESEAAAASAPEPTAWASPATAPETSQPLPPEHSAPVTQQPAPVPQQPAYGYPGPAAAPATTGPAYGYPQPAGRQADPSAYGYPQPQSAPATQPAYGFPQAVGSGPDPDFRLPPQGPQFLSR
- a CDS encoding HAD family hydrolase, whose amino-acid sequence is MSTPKVLVASDLDRTLIYSSAALALTMPDARAPRLLCVEVHESRPLSFMTETAAALLTELGDLAHFVPTTTRTRKQYQRINLPGPAPEYAICANGGHLLVDGVTDLDWHTVVKERLASECAPLDEVREHLEATADPEWVRKHRVAEDLFVYLVVERELLPEEWVKNLAVWAEERGWTVSLQGRKIYAVPRPLTKSAAVREVARRTGAVLTLAAGDSLLDADLLLAADRGWRPGHGELAEDDWTAPAVTSLPERGVVAGERILREFVGICADRGPGAGGVPGTV
- a CDS encoding HpcH/HpaI aldolase/citrate lyase family protein, whose protein sequence is MRHFGHVTPVERQRLFHREPSVFTSDSPARVLAAALGATLYSPATRPTLADDIVKQTTRGVVSMVLCLEDSIDDSEVVGAEENLVRQFTDLATRPDAGEPPLLFVRVRHPEQIPDLVRRLGPAVRLLSGFVMPKFTEDRGTPFLEALADAEAESGRRLFAMPVLESPELLYRESRVETLEGISRAVDKYRDRVLALRLGVTDFCSSYGLRRAPDMTAYDVQVVASVIADVVNMLGRADGTGFTVTGPVWEYFRVQERMFKPLLRRSPFLEGEAEELRERLLEHAMDGLLREIALDQANGLMGKTCIHPSHVLPVHALSVVSHEEFSDAQDILRPERGGGGVLRSAYTNKMNEVKPHRAWAERTLLRAEVFGVAHEDIGFVELLTAGLPA
- a CDS encoding phosphoribosyltransferase codes for the protein MNLPAHDPNHPDGGSGPDGTNSPDPTGATDAAVWTGTWVAERLGVELVGDEGLNGLLGLALRRNPKRAHLLVSNILGKHVPQSPAVVHGYGVELGRRVRELLGTEDARAAVVLGYAETATGLGHSVADGIGVAPYLHSTRRPVRGVRQAGGFEESHSHATSHLLLPEDPGLLAGSGPLVLVDDEFSTGNTVLNTIRDLHRRYPRERYVVVALVDMRSEADHARFEKFAGDIGARVDLVAAASGTVRLPEDVLAKGTALVARHEPAAPEAPAPASPAVRVGLGWPHGLPDGGRHGFTPGHRIRLEAALPAMAARLADALPDGASRVLVLGFEELMYAPLRLAGELERAVPAEVRFSTTTRSPVLALDDPGYAIRSRIAFPAHDDPDDGPGERYAYNVAGAGFDAVVAVVDSTADTPELHAPDGLLAQLAAHTPHVLLAVVPSYVPARPSTERPSMLPEPLRGPAFSSYAPDEVGWLLQDLSDVTLEAPTEEREEAIQSGGAHYAESLPVEYQPSAEYQNLFRAALDASAARIAEAVGAVTELVLADRSPRPVLVSLARAGTPVGVLMRRWAQHQHGLDLPHYAVSIVRGRGIDANALRWLAAHHDPADVVFVDGWTGKGAITRELADAIKEFEEAEGVTGFDPEIAVLADPGSCVRTYGTREDFLIPSACLNSTVSGLISRTVLRSDLVGEHDFHGAKFYRELAGSDVSVEFLDAVAAHFPDVAESARDRAKELLAADREPTWEGWAAVERISEEYGIHDVNLVKPGVGETTRVLLRRVPWKILARAGAGADLDHVRLLAGQRGVPVEEVEELPYTCVGLIHPKYTRGATGADGKAVTL
- a CDS encoding TerD family protein, which codes for MGIWQDLWRGRSADFDSGSAASNSIELTKRNHTVSLTKQGAASGNLRINLSWRMRTSDIGGPQRGSLLRHPFRTFKPEVVQAHTQSMVNVDLDLGVMYELTDGTKGVVQPLGSFFGELNAPPFVKLSGDDRFGSGSGETAYVNLDHRDDIKRLLVFVYIYDQTPAFDRTHAVITLYPSNGPRIEIGLEERHPQARSCAVVMIECDKGEVTVRREVRFVYGFQAELDRLYGWGLQWGRGYKSKAGR